The Sorangiineae bacterium MSr11954 DNA segment AGGACTTCCTCGTCCATGTCGACGAGACGTCGTTTACGCTGACGAAGCAAACCTCGAAGGCGTTTATCTGGGCCTTTGTTGGCAAGCGCCTCACGGGATATCGCTTTGAGCTCACGCGTGGTGGCGATGCTCCACTCGAGGTCCTCGGTGATTCGCCTGGCGCATTTCTGTGCGACGATTATCGTGGATATGACCCGCTCGAGAAGCGAGGACTCCGTCAGCGATGTGGCTGTCTCGCTCACGTTCGTCGGAAATTTTTCGAGGCCGGGGAGGTGCCCGAAGCGAAGGAAGCACTCGACCTCATCGCCGGAATGTACGGTGTCGAGCACGAGGCAGAGCATCGCGCGTTTCTTGGCACGGCCGAGCATCTCGCGCTGCGGCGCACCTATGCACGGCCTCTATTTGTGCGATTACTTCTGCTTTCTCGCGAACTTCGTCGTGCACACGGACCGAAGACGTTGCTCGGTCGTGCCGCGCACTATGTATGGCGCAACCTGCGCCCGCTCGGCCGTTTTCTCCGCGATCCGCGCATCCGCCTGGACAATAACTTGGCAGAAAATGCCCTTAGGCTCGTCGCTCTTGGCCGGAAAAATTTTCTATTTGTCCACAGCGAGGACGCCGGTAAGGAACTCGCACTGCTCTACTCACTGGTCGTCTCGTGCACACGCGTTGCCATCAATCCCGTTGAGTACATCGCGGACGTTCTCGAACGCATCGACAAGACCGCCGACGACAATCTCTCGAACCTCCTGCCCGATCGCTGGAAACCACACGCGATCGCATCACCCTCGACGTTTTTCGACGCTTAGACCATCGCGGATCGAACGGAACCCCGTTCAGGCCGTTCGCCGTACGGTTACGTACGTGTTTCTGAATCGACGCGGTCATCAGGTCCAAATGACCTTTTGGGACCGCAGCGGATACTGCATCGTCAAAAAGCGTTTGGAGGCTGGCACATTTCGCCTTGTTCGGGCGGCGTCCGGCGAAGCGACTCATGTCGAGATCGATGCGGCGGAGCTTGCGCTCATGCTCGAGGGGATCGAGCTTCGTGGTGCAACACGGCGTAAGCGCTTTCGTTGCCAAGCGAAGGAAGACAAAAAGAAGAACAAGAGGAGACGCCAGGATCGCACGACCGTGGCCAACGGCGTCGAGCGGATCGTGCATCCCCCACGGTGTGTCGAAGGCGAAGAGCGCATGTGTCCCGAGTGCGGTGGGGAGAAAGACACCTTTGGGTTTGTCGAGCACCAGCGCATCGAAATCGTGCCCGCGAAGGCCCGCGGCGGGGCGGTGGTTGCGCGATGACGAACGAGGGGCCGCGAGCTCGAGGACGCGATACCCGTCCGGTTTTCAAGAGGTAAAGCGCGTCGACGTCACCGGCGGGGCACATCGAAACCCGGATGGAACAGTCGTCGACACCCCCACGTACACGAGGCTGGCGGCCGCGGAGTTCGACCGGCAACGCCAGAGGAGATCCCGCGATGAAGACGCATCAACCGAGTGAGACGGATTTACTGGCACGACTGGAAGACTGGTACTTGAACGAGTGCAATGGAGACTGGGAGCACTCGTTCGGAGTGAAGCTCGATACTCTTGACAATCCTGGATGGCGGGTAACGGTCGACCTGTCGGATACGCGTTGGGCTCACCTGGAAATTGCGAAGCAGATCGACGGGCGTACAGAACGTGACTGGATCCAGTTCGAGGTTACCAAGGCTCAGTTCGTTGGTTGCGGTGGTCCCCGGAACCTTCGCGAGATCCTATCGAGATTTTTTTCCATTGTTGATTCTGTTGGGCGCGAGGTGAATTCTTAGCACTACTGCGCCGAAAAGTTGGCCGTCGCCAAGGAACCGTGCGGGCGGGATAGTATGGGGTACGAAATGGATGCCGGTGCGCAGGAGCGACTGGAGGGATACTTCGCTTCAGTCGGTGAGGCCCTGAGCAACAAAACACGGCGTTCGTCGTTCGCCGTGTATGCGCTGGGACTGCTCAGCAGTGCGGAACGCAAAAGTGCGGAACCGATCGCGGCGACGACGGGTGCGCCAAAGCGCTCCAGGTGCTCGAGACGACGGACTCCGAAGGCGTCGACGACGACGAGTAGGGCGACGACGAGCCGACATCGCCGCGCAACAATCGTCGCCCTTGCACAGGTGCCCCCGCCAGCTGGCCGGCGTGACCTCCGGGCGAGCGCCCGCGCGAACGGCGGGATCCCATCGAACATCCGCGCAGCGCGACCTTGCGATCACGGCGTTGAAAGACGAAGACACCGAATCTGGGCGCATCGGCATCGGTCCATGAATTGCTTCCCAAGAGAGCGTGAGGCTTGTCCGTACGCTTATCTTTCTTCCCAGTATCCTACTTTGCATCGCGCTGGGATGCTCGAAGGATGACTGCAAGATGGTCCATGAGGAAATGCCCGTTCACCCTTCGCGGCTCGGTGAGCCATGCGCGGTCGATGCCGATTGCGCTTCGGGCTCGTCGTGCTCCGAGGCCTTCCCGGGGATCGGATCCGCGCTGCAGACGCACGCCTGCACCCTCGATTGCGCGCGCGCCCCGTGCCCGGAAGGATCGACCTGCGTCGACCTGAGCTTCGTGCGCCGCGATCCCCCAGGCTCGCCCCGGCAGATGGCCTGCCTCCCGTCCTGTACGACGGACGCCGATTGCCTCGGCTCCGCGCGAGCAGGCAAGTGCCGTAACGTGGGACACGACGTCGACGGTGGGTACGTGCCCGGCTCGATCTGCGATCCGCTCGAGTGCCATCGCCGCGGGGAGTGCCCCTCGGGCTATGCGTGCACGAAATATTTCGCCGATGCGTGCACGGTCGACGATACGGGCGATATCGTGCCCGGCGGCTGGTGCCAAAAGCGCCCTTGAAGAGCAAACGCCGGCGCCGTTATTCAATGGGTTTGCGCGTCACCCAAATTTGAATGCGCGCCACGAACACCTCTTTGCCCTCGGGATCGGTCACATGAACGGGGACCACGATGTCTTGCTTCTCGAGGAGCGGATTGGGAAGATCCAAGGTCGCGGTGGCCTGCATACGGCCTTTGGCCTTGGCGAGGTATTCGGTCTGCATGCCCTTGGGGATCCAGCGGTGTGTGGATGGGACGGTCACCTCGGCCACCGCGCCCATGGATAGCTCGGCCAGGTTGCAGAGGGCGATGGCGTGGACGGTGCCGAGGTGGTTTCGGACCCTGCGGCGATCGTCCATGTGCACGCGGACCTCGCCCGGGCGGACGGAGTCGACGACGGCCGGGATGCTTCGAAAATAGGGCGCGGCGATTTTGAAGCTCTCCGAGAAGATGCGCTTGCCGAGCGGCAATGGCTCGAGCATGCGATAGAAACGAAGAATGCGCGGGACGTCGGTTGCAGTGGACATCCCCCGAGCTTACCAGGAAGCTGTCGTCATGACGGAAGCCTCCCTGCTCAACGTGTTCAAGTCGGCTGTCGGCTCCAACATCGACGGCTTTTCGACCGTGCGCGTGTCCGAAGAGGGCGAGCTCGCCCATGTCACCTTGTCACGACCGGAGAAGCACAACGGCATCGATTTTCGCATGCTGAAGGAGCTCATCGCGGTGGCCGAGTCGCTCCGGCACAAGCGTGGAATCCGCGCGGTCATCCTTCGCGGCGAGGGGCCCTCGTTCTGTGCGGGGCTCGATTTCAAATCGGTTCTCGCCGATCCGGTGCAGGCGGCTTTGGGCTTTGCGCGATTGTGGTCGCCGACCACCAATGTGTTTCAGCGCATGAGCCTCGCATGGCGCGACATCCCGGTCCCCGTGCTGGCCGTGGTGCATGGATCGTGTTTCGGCGGCGGGCTGCAATTGGCGCTCGGCGCCGATTTTCGGTTCGCGACCCCCGACGCCAAGCTCTCGGTGATGGAGGCGAAGTGGGGGCTCATTCCAGACATGGGCGGGACGGTCACCCTGCGCGAGCTCGTCCCCATCGACGTGGCCAAGGAGCTGGCGATGACCGGTCGAATCGTGAGCGGCATCGAGGCCAAGGCCCTCGGCCTCGTCACCCACATCAGCGACGACCCACTCGAGGACGCCAAGAAGCTCGCGGCCGAAATTGCCACCCGCTCGCCCGACTCCGTCGCCGCCGCGAAATCTTTGTTGCATCGTGCATGGAGCGGCGCCCAAGACGTGGCGCTCTCCTGGGAGCGCCGGTTTCAGCGCCGCTTGCTGGGCTCCAAGAACCAGCGCATCGCCCTGAAGGCCAGCTTGGAGAAGCAGACCATCGCCTTCTCACCCCGAAAATGGCGGGGGTGACCGAGCCCGTGCGCGGAAGGCTCTACACTTTTGACCCATCCGGCACCAGATTCGACGGTTCAGGATGGATGAGCGCCGCAAGGGGGTTTTGTTCGGTCTTTCCGCTTACTTCATGTGGGGCTTTTTTCCGCTCTACTGGCCGCTTCTAAAGCCGGCCGGGGCGGTGGAAATCCTCGCCCATCGGATCTCGTGGTCCCTGGTGGTGATGGCGCTCTTGGTGATGCGCGCTCACAAGGGGAGCTTCCGATGGCTCCGCGAGCTCGGCGGCCGCCGCTTTGGTCTGCTCGTCCTTGCGGCCGGTTTGATCTCGGCCAATTGGGCCATTTACATCTGGGCGGTGAACCACCAGCACGTGGTCGAAACCTCGCTGGGCTATTTCATGACCCCCTTGCTCTCCGTGATCCTGGGCACCCTCTTTCTGGGGGAGCGCCTGCGGCGGGTGCAGTGGCTGGCGATTGGAATCGCCGCGTGTGCGGTGGTCGTCCTAACGGTCGCGTACGGGCAGCTGCCTTGGATCGCGCTCGGGCTCGCGCTCTCGTTCGGGCTCTACGGCTTCATCAAGAAGAAGGCCGGTGTAGGCGCGCTCGAGAGCCTGGCGGTGGAGACGGGGCTGCTCGTGTTGCCCGCGGTCGCGTACCTGCTCGTCCTTCAAGGGCAGGGGACGGCGATGTTTGGACATGTCTCGCGCGGCAAGGATTTGCTCCTCGCGGCCAGCGGGGTGCTCACCGCCATTCCGCTCCTCTGCTTCGGGGCCGCCGCCAACCGGATCCCGCTGGCGACCATCGGGCTCCTTCAATACTCGTCGCCCATCCTCCAGTTCCTTTGCGGAGTGCTCATCTTCCGCGAAGATATGCCCGCATCGCGATGGGCCGGCTTTGCGCTGGTGTGGATTGGGCTGGGCGTGTTCACCCTCGACTCGGTCCTCGCGCGCCGCCGTGCGTCGCGCTGCACGGGCGCGGCGTTGTCGGGCAGCGCGGCAAAAGCCTGAAGACCGAAGTCCCTCGACTTTCATCCTCGGAGGGGCGAAAGTCGAAGGCCGAGGTCGACCATGTTCGTGCAGCCGCTTACGCCGGTCGCTGACTCGCTCGCGCTGTCGGCGCTGATCGCGCTCTTGCCGCTGGTGCTCCTGTTCATTCTCTTGGGCGGCATCCGCGTGGCCGCCCATCGCGCCGCGCTCGTGGCGCTCGGTCTGGCGCTGGTGGTGGCCATTGCCTTCTTCCACATGCCGGCCGCGCAGGCGCTTTCGAGCGCGGCGCAAGGCGTGGTGTTCGGGTTGTTCCCGATCCTCTGGATCGTGATCAACGCGCTCTGGATCTACCACATGACCGTGCACACGGGTCACTTCGACGTGCTGCGTCGTTCGTTCAGCCGCATCTCGGACGATCCGCGCATTCAAGGTGTGATCGTCGCGTTCTGTTTCGGCGGCCTGATCGAAGCGCTCGCCGGCTTCGGCGCGCCGGTGGCCATTTCGTCCATCATGCTGGTGGCGCTGGGGTTTCCACCCGTGCGCGCCGCCGTGGTGGCGCTGGTGGCCAACACCGCGCCGGTTGCATTTGGCGCCATGGGGGTGCCGGTGATCACCTTGGCCAAGGTCACCGCGCTGCCCCTCGCGCCGCTCTCGGCCACCGTCGGACGGCAAACGCCGCTCTTGGCGGTGGTGGTTCCGCTGGTGCTGGTGGCGCTCATCGATGGAAAGCGCGGCGTGCGCGAGACCTGGTTTCCCGCGCTGCTCTCGGGGATCGCCTTTGCCGTGGGGCAGTTCTTTACGTCCAACTATCTGTCGACCGAGCTGACGGACATCGTGGCCTCGTTGGCCGGCGCGCTGGTGCTGATCGCCCTGCCGCGCAAGAAGATCGATCCCGCGATTCGAAGCGAGGTGCTCTCCGGCGCCTCGGACGACAGTATGGGTGACACCTCGCGCGACGACGACGAGGTCGACGCCACCGCCGACGTCGTGCGCGCCTATGCGCCGTATGCGGTGATCATCCTCGTCTTTGCGCTCGCGCAGCTCCCTGCGCTCAAGGCGGTTCTTTCCCAGGGCACCGTGAGCTTTCCATGGCCGCTCCTCGATGTGATCACCGCCAGCGGCAAGCGCGCGTCGGGGAACGTCTTCAGCGTGCCGCTGATCGCAACGGGGGGAACGCTGGTGGCGCTGTCGGGCATCGCCACCGCGGTCATTCTTCGCATCCCCGCGGGCAAGGCGCTCGCCGAGTGGGGATCGACCGTTCATAAAATTCGCTTTCCCATCCTGACCGTGACGAGTGTGTTGGCACTTGCATACGTGATGAACCTCTCAGGTCAGACGACCACGATTGGCTCGTGGGTGGCGGGGACCGGCCGAGGGCTCGCGTTTTTGTCGCCCGTGCTCGGGTGGTTCGGCGTTGCGGTATCGGGCTCCGACACCTCGTCGAACGCGCTGTTCGGCGCCCTTCAAGCGACGGCGGCGCAGCAGGCGGGGCTCTCGCCGGTCCTGCTCTCGGCGGCCAACAGCTCCGGCGGTGTGCTCGGAAAAATGATCTCGCCGCAGAACCTCACCATCGCCTGTGCCTCCGCCAAAATGGTCGGGCAAGAAGGTGCGCTCTTGCGCAAGGTGCTGCCGTGGAGCCTCGGCTTGCTCGCGATCATGTGCGTGATCGTCGTCTTGCAGAGCACGCCCGTGCTGGGGTGGATGCTCCCTTGAGCCGAGTCGGTCGGGTGGCCGAGAACGGGTGTCGATCGTAGCGAGGGGGACGGGGTCGATGGAGGTAAAAGAGATCGATATTTCGCGACCTTCGTCGAACACCGCATGACCCACGTTTTGGAGAACTCCGCTATGCGTCTTGCTTGCCGTCTCGCATTTTTGGGCCTCGCTGCATCGGTTGCACACTGCAACAATTCGACCCCGCCGCCGCCCGAGCCCCAAACGCCTTCACCCAGCAGCAGCACCGGCAGCGCCTCCGAGACCGTTCAAACGACCCCACCTGCCAACGCGAGCGCCATGCCCCCAACGGATCCCACGCCCGGCACCCACGACCCGGCGCCCGCCGCCACCGGCGATGCGCTCGCCCGCCTGGCCAAGGACAGCAACGCCTTCGGCTTCGATTTGTACCAGCGGGTGCGCGCGCAGAAGGGCAACCTGGTCGTCTCGCCGGCGAGCATCACCACCGCGCTTTCCATGGCGTGGGGCGGCGCCAAAGGGGACACGGCGGACCAGATGAAGAAGGCGCTGCACTTCGATGGAACGCAGACCGAGGTGATGCAGGCCGCCGGCAAGCTCTCGAGCAGC contains these protein-coding regions:
- a CDS encoding IS66 family transposase, producing MQAELEVLKRAFARRTEKMGKMPKIARPPRTPAEIAERRTEQALLRAEHIVTEEKTEPVPETLKKCHLCGGTNFRSVGTGKPSEVYSYVPGYFRRVVHTREVVACRCGGCVITAPPPERWSDKTRYDSSFVAHLVVSKCLVVTPLYRLEQSFARLGMPIARSTMNDLFRRAAQKLEPRRAPLFDVIKKDFLVHVDETSFTLTKQTSKAFIWAFVGKRLTGYRFELTRGGDAPLEVLGDSPGAFLCDDYRGYDPLEKRGLRQRCGCLAHVRRKFFEAGEVPEAKEALDLIAGMYGVEHEAEHRAFLGTAEHLALRRTYARPLFVRLLLLSRELRRAHGPKTLLGRAAHYVWRNLRPLGRFLRDPRIRLDNNLAENALRLVALGRKNFLFVHSEDAGKELALLYSLVVSCTRVAINPVEYIADVLERIDKTADDNLSNLLPDRWKPHAIASPSTFFDA
- a CDS encoding immunity 53 family protein encodes the protein MKTHQPSETDLLARLEDWYLNECNGDWEHSFGVKLDTLDNPGWRVTVDLSDTRWAHLEIAKQIDGRTERDWIQFEVTKAQFVGCGGPRNLREILSRFFSIVDSVGREVNS
- a CDS encoding DUF4442 domain-containing protein codes for the protein MSTATDVPRILRFYRMLEPLPLGKRIFSESFKIAAPYFRSIPAVVDSVRPGEVRVHMDDRRRVRNHLGTVHAIALCNLAELSMGAVAEVTVPSTHRWIPKGMQTEYLAKAKGRMQATATLDLPNPLLEKQDIVVPVHVTDPEGKEVFVARIQIWVTRKPIE
- a CDS encoding crotonase/enoyl-CoA hydratase family protein, producing MTEASLLNVFKSAVGSNIDGFSTVRVSEEGELAHVTLSRPEKHNGIDFRMLKELIAVAESLRHKRGIRAVILRGEGPSFCAGLDFKSVLADPVQAALGFARLWSPTTNVFQRMSLAWRDIPVPVLAVVHGSCFGGGLQLALGADFRFATPDAKLSVMEAKWGLIPDMGGTVTLRELVPIDVAKELAMTGRIVSGIEAKALGLVTHISDDPLEDAKKLAAEIATRSPDSVAAAKSLLHRAWSGAQDVALSWERRFQRRLLGSKNQRIALKASLEKQTIAFSPRKWRG
- the rarD gene encoding EamA family transporter RarD → MDERRKGVLFGLSAYFMWGFFPLYWPLLKPAGAVEILAHRISWSLVVMALLVMRAHKGSFRWLRELGGRRFGLLVLAAGLISANWAIYIWAVNHQHVVETSLGYFMTPLLSVILGTLFLGERLRRVQWLAIGIAACAVVVLTVAYGQLPWIALGLALSFGLYGFIKKKAGVGALESLAVETGLLVLPAVAYLLVLQGQGTAMFGHVSRGKDLLLAASGVLTAIPLLCFGAAANRIPLATIGLLQYSSPILQFLCGVLIFREDMPASRWAGFALVWIGLGVFTLDSVLARRRASRCTGAALSGSAAKA
- a CDS encoding L-lactate permease translates to MFVQPLTPVADSLALSALIALLPLVLLFILLGGIRVAAHRAALVALGLALVVAIAFFHMPAAQALSSAAQGVVFGLFPILWIVINALWIYHMTVHTGHFDVLRRSFSRISDDPRIQGVIVAFCFGGLIEALAGFGAPVAISSIMLVALGFPPVRAAVVALVANTAPVAFGAMGVPVITLAKVTALPLAPLSATVGRQTPLLAVVVPLVLVALIDGKRGVRETWFPALLSGIAFAVGQFFTSNYLSTELTDIVASLAGALVLIALPRKKIDPAIRSEVLSGASDDSMGDTSRDDDEVDATADVVRAYAPYAVIILVFALAQLPALKAVLSQGTVSFPWPLLDVITASGKRASGNVFSVPLIATGGTLVALSGIATAVILRIPAGKALAEWGSTVHKIRFPILTVTSVLALAYVMNLSGQTTTIGSWVAGTGRGLAFLSPVLGWFGVAVSGSDTSSNALFGALQATAAQQAGLSPVLLSAANSSGGVLGKMISPQNLTIACASAKMVGQEGALLRKVLPWSLGLLAIMCVIVVLQSTPVLGWMLP